Proteins from one Telopea speciosissima isolate NSW1024214 ecotype Mountain lineage chromosome 1, Tspe_v1, whole genome shotgun sequence genomic window:
- the LOC122648576 gene encoding KRR1 small subunit processome component: MDVSDRVDNHGEGVEEKQKTKHKGKHDKPKPWDDPNIDHWKIEKFDPSWNNGGMLEVSSFSTLFPQYREKYLQEVWPIVKGALKGHGISCELNLVEGSMTVSTTRKTKDPYIIVKARDLIKLLSRSVPAPQAIKILNDEMQSDIIKIGSLVHNKERFVKRRQNLIGRESTTLKAIEILTGCYVLVQGNTVAAMGSFKGLKQLRRIVEDCMQNKKHPIYHIKELMIKRELEKNPELANESWDRYLPNFKKKNVKRKKVKGKEKKPYTPFPPPQQPSKIDLQLESGEYFLSDKKKSAKKWQERQEKQAEKTAENKRKREAAFVPPKEPTKLDSNKSQDDKNDLATMTKSLKEKSEKFGKQNVIENVKAETFIASAEPPSKKSKRSKS, encoded by the exons ATGGATGTTTCTGACAGAGTGGACAACCATGGCGAAGGTGTCGAGGAGAAGCAAAAAACGAAGCACAAGGGGAAACACGATAAACCGAAGCCATGGGACGATCCAAACATCGACCACTGGAAGATTGAGAAGTTCGATCCGTCATGGAACAATGGTGGAATGCTCGAAGTTAGTTCCTTCTCGACATTGTTTCCTCAATACAGAG AAAAATACTTGCAAGAAGTATGGCCCATTGTGAAAGGTGCTCTGAAAGGACATGGTATTTCATGTGAACTCAATTTG GTTGAAGGATCCATGACTGTTTCAACAACCCGGAAGACAAAGGATCCATATATCATCGTAAAAGCTAGGGATCTCATAAAGCTTTTATCAAGAAGTGTTCCTGCACCTCAG GCAATCAAGATACTGAATGATGAGATGCAATCTGACATTATTAAAATTGGCAGCCTCGTTCACAACAAG GAAAGATTTGTTAAACGTAGGCAGAATCTTATCGGCCGTGAATCAACCACACTGAAG GCTATTGAGATTTTGACTGGATGCTATGTTCTAGTCCAG GGGAACACAGTTGCTGCTATGGGTTCATTCAAGGGTCTGAAACAACTTCGGAGGATTGTTGAAGATTGCATGCAGAATAAAAAACATCCAATTTACCACATCAAG GAGCTCATGATCAAACGAGAGCTTGAAAAAAATCCAGAACTTGCAAATGAGAGCTGGGATAGATACCTTCCCAATTTCAAGAA GAAAAATGTTAAGAGAAAGAAAGTTAAGGGTAAAGAGAAGAAACCTTATACGCCCTTTCCTCCTCCTCAACAGCCCAGTAAG ATTGATCTTCAACTGGAAAGTGGTGAATATTTCTTAAGTGACAAAAAGAAGTCAGCTAAGAAGTGGCAGGAGAGGCAGGAGAAACAGGCGGAGAAAACAgctgaaaacaagagaaaaagagaggctGCCTTTGTTCCTCCCAAG GAGCCCACAAAGCTGGATTCCAATAAATCTCAGGATGATAAGAATGATTTAGCAACCATGACAAAGTCATTAAAG